A region of Pirellulales bacterium DNA encodes the following proteins:
- a CDS encoding KOW motif-containing protein, with protein MRATNADDFKPGDSITVTSGTFEGFTGIVEGSKDGDVTIIITIFGRPTPIVVTPELLRLKGGMTKTLKCRECD; from the coding sequence ATGCGGGCGACAAACGCGGACGATTTCAAGCCCGGCGATTCCATCACTGTCACCAGCGGAACCTTTGAGGGTTTCACCGGGATAGTTGAAGGCTCAAAAGACGGCGACGTAACGATCATAATAACGATCTTTGGTCGTCCTACTCCAATCGTTGTTACACCTGAATTACTTAGGCTAAAAGGTGGCATGACCAAGACCCTGAAGTGCCGGGAATGTGACTAG
- a CDS encoding substrate-binding domain-containing protein: MWRKWALLVVLAGTCGCLALVNGCSDQGGQSVTGLPTKKYKIAVVPKASTHEFWKSVHAGAEDAAQELGNVEILWKAPAEDDNRNQQIDLVQDFITRGVDGICLAPIDSQALVSVAKDVKQAGIPLVIFDSGLNDPSMYISYVATDNENGGRLAAREMGKRLNGKGNVILLRYSPGSESTENRERGFLETLQKELPDIKILSSDQYAGTSEQSALEKGQQLLLKYGKDVNGIFAVNETSASGMLRALEEAGLAGKVVYLGFDSSGRMVKALRDGEMQGVVLQDPVNMGYQSVKAMVQQLQGQPVVKRISTGEAVATKENMDDPHMHKLLNPEQR; encoded by the coding sequence ATGTGGCGAAAATGGGCGCTGCTGGTTGTGTTGGCCGGTACATGTGGTTGTTTGGCGCTAGTCAACGGCTGTTCGGACCAGGGGGGCCAGTCGGTGACGGGCTTGCCCACGAAGAAATATAAAATCGCCGTGGTCCCCAAGGCCTCGACCCATGAATTTTGGAAATCGGTCCATGCCGGCGCGGAAGACGCCGCCCAAGAACTTGGCAACGTCGAAATTCTTTGGAAAGCGCCGGCCGAGGACGATAATCGAAACCAGCAGATCGATCTGGTGCAAGATTTTATCACCCGGGGCGTCGACGGCATTTGTCTGGCGCCGATCGATTCGCAAGCCTTGGTCAGTGTGGCGAAAGACGTAAAACAGGCGGGCATTCCGCTGGTGATTTTCGACAGTGGTTTGAACGACCCGAGCATGTACATTAGTTACGTGGCTACCGATAACGAAAACGGGGGCCGCCTGGCTGCCCGCGAAATGGGCAAGCGGCTGAACGGCAAAGGGAACGTGATTCTGCTGCGCTATAGCCCGGGGAGCGAAAGCACGGAAAATCGGGAACGGGGGTTTTTGGAAACCCTGCAGAAGGAATTGCCGGACATCAAAATTTTGTCGTCCGATCAATACGCCGGCACGTCCGAGCAATCGGCATTGGAGAAGGGGCAGCAACTGCTACTCAAGTACGGTAAAGACGTGAACGGCATTTTCGCCGTGAACGAAACCAGCGCCAGCGGCATGTTGCGGGCATTGGAAGAAGCCGGGCTGGCGGGTAAAGTGGTGTACTTAGGCTTTGATTCCAGCGGACGGATGGTAAAGGCCCTGCGCGACGGCGAAATGCAAGGTGTGGTGCTACAGGATCCCGTGAACATGGGGTACCAGTCGGTAAAGGCGATGGTCCAACAATTGCAGGGCCAACCGGTCGTCAAGCGCATTTCCACCGGCGAGGCCGTGGCCACGAAGGAAAACATGGACGACCCGCACATGCATAAGTTATTGAATCCCGAGCAACGGTAA
- a CDS encoding sugar ABC transporter ATP-binding protein: MSLGPDTVLKMENVSKRFGATQALRDVNLEVRAGEVLALIGENGAGKSTLMKILSGAHLPDTGSMTLLSRPYAPRGPQQARLAGVAMIYQELNLAPHLSVEDNILLGQERCRLGLLNRSQGRTVAREALQRLGHGQLDLLSPVGRLSIGMRQVVEIARALASRTQVIVFDEPTSSLARHDVQQLFQTIRSLRAAGLAIVYISHFLEEIRQICDRFTVLRDGASVGTGDVAVATDAQIVSMMVGRSVTELFPKVQHQPGEPILSLNGLSGRRIPREVSLQLRRGEILGIAGLVGAGRTELLRTLFGLDPVRSGKVRVGAFTPAATPRARIQAGLGLVSEDRKGEGLAQNRSVADNLTYSRLSPYSRWGWLNLRRRDMAVNDWITRMAIKTRGPQQAVTELSGGTQQKVAIARVLHQQADVLLLDEPTRGIDVGTKAEIYRLIGEAAAAGKAVIFVSSYLPELMATCDTIGVMSRGRLREIRPVGQWTEEAVLTSAIGEETGQEEEAGTR; encoded by the coding sequence ATGTCGCTTGGGCCTGACACCGTTTTGAAAATGGAGAATGTCTCCAAGCGATTCGGCGCCACGCAAGCTTTGCGGGACGTGAACTTGGAGGTGCGCGCCGGCGAAGTGCTAGCGCTGATTGGCGAAAACGGCGCCGGCAAAAGCACACTGATGAAAATCTTGAGCGGCGCGCACTTGCCCGATACTGGCAGTATGACGCTGTTGAGCCGACCGTATGCGCCGCGGGGGCCTCAACAGGCGCGGCTGGCCGGCGTAGCGATGATTTACCAGGAGTTGAACCTGGCGCCGCATCTGAGCGTGGAAGACAACATTCTGTTGGGGCAGGAACGCTGCCGCTTGGGTTTACTCAACCGAAGCCAAGGTCGGACCGTGGCGCGCGAAGCGCTTCAGCGGCTGGGGCACGGGCAGCTCGATTTGCTATCGCCGGTCGGTCGGCTTTCCATCGGAATGCGGCAAGTAGTGGAAATCGCCCGGGCGTTGGCTTCGCGGACGCAAGTGATTGTGTTTGACGAGCCGACCAGTTCGTTGGCCCGCCACGACGTGCAGCAGTTGTTTCAAACCATTCGCAGCTTGCGCGCGGCCGGATTGGCGATTGTGTACATCAGCCATTTTCTGGAGGAAATACGCCAAATTTGCGATCGTTTTACCGTGCTGCGCGACGGCGCTTCGGTCGGCACGGGAGATGTCGCCGTTGCGACGGATGCCCAAATTGTCTCGATGATGGTCGGCCGGAGCGTGACGGAATTGTTTCCGAAAGTGCAGCATCAGCCGGGAGAGCCGATTTTGTCGCTAAACGGCCTGAGCGGCCGCCGCATCCCGCGCGAGGTTTCACTGCAACTGCGGCGGGGAGAGATTTTGGGAATTGCCGGCCTGGTGGGTGCTGGACGCACCGAATTATTGCGCACGTTGTTCGGCCTGGATCCGGTCCGATCGGGTAAAGTTCGGGTCGGTGCATTCACTCCGGCAGCCACGCCGCGCGCTCGCATCCAGGCAGGCCTGGGCTTGGTGAGCGAAGACCGCAAAGGGGAAGGACTCGCTCAAAATCGCTCCGTTGCCGACAATTTGACGTACAGCCGCCTGTCGCCTTACAGCCGTTGGGGTTGGCTCAATTTGCGCCGCCGCGATATGGCCGTAAACGATTGGATTACGCGGATGGCCATTAAAACCCGCGGTCCCCAGCAGGCGGTGACAGAACTTTCCGGCGGAACGCAGCAAAAAGTGGCCATCGCCAGGGTGCTGCACCAGCAGGCCGACGTGCTGCTGTTGGACGAGCCGACACGGGGCATCGACGTGGGAACAAAAGCGGAAATTTATCGGCTGATAGGCGAGGCGGCCGCCGCGGGCAAAGCCGTCATTTTCGTCAGTTCGTACCTGCCCGAATTGATGGCCACTTGCGATACGATTGGTGTGATGTCGCGCGGCAGACTGCGCGAAATTCGTCCCGTGGGCCAGTGGACCGAGGAAGCCGTATTGACCTCCGCCATTGGCGAAGAGACGGGTCAGGAGGAGGAAGCCGGTACACGATGA
- a CDS encoding ABC transporter permease, with translation MNDRTFKSPMTARRRWFQPMVALARALAAVVCVIALFALVDVALHGKDATFWSKQNLQAISFQNAFVAIAALGMLLIMIAGGIDLSAGTALALCATVLAWGLREDVGFLISHGENVAWAARNLKTADETLHAAQRKADAAQVKAVQASVELRRARLIELLQIKLDQMQAQWPHVDEAQRDDFEKQLTEAKAGLTTVQDTSAAIEADPTWLHVLPNAAASCWLALAMGIGCGMLCGLLNGLLIVVLRLVPFIATLGTMTIYLGLAKLAADETTVRPMPTQIPAWLDELSHIRPNPAWLQVSKVVWLALILAAIMACVLRYTVFGRYVFALGSNESTARLCGINVPLVKIAVYTIAGMLVGIAAICFFVPMSSGNPTSGTGLELKFIAAVVIGGGSLSGGRGTVLGMLAGTAIMGVIASGCTLLDLRNPVQDIILGMIIIAAVTIDQLRHRAT, from the coding sequence ATGAACGATCGCACATTCAAATCGCCGATGACTGCGCGCCGCCGCTGGTTTCAGCCGATGGTGGCATTGGCCCGGGCGCTCGCTGCCGTGGTGTGTGTGATTGCGCTGTTTGCGCTGGTCGACGTGGCCCTGCACGGCAAAGACGCCACTTTCTGGAGCAAGCAGAACCTGCAAGCGATTTCGTTTCAGAATGCCTTTGTGGCGATTGCGGCGCTGGGCATGCTGCTGATTATGATTGCCGGCGGCATCGATCTTTCGGCCGGCACTGCGCTGGCGCTGTGCGCCACCGTGCTGGCCTGGGGCCTGCGTGAAGACGTGGGCTTCCTGATTTCGCACGGCGAAAATGTGGCTTGGGCGGCCCGAAATCTGAAAACCGCCGACGAAACACTGCACGCCGCCCAGCGGAAGGCTGATGCAGCACAAGTGAAGGCGGTGCAGGCAAGCGTCGAATTGCGACGGGCGCGGCTCATAGAATTGCTGCAGATCAAACTGGACCAAATGCAAGCACAATGGCCACATGTGGATGAGGCGCAGCGGGACGATTTCGAAAAGCAATTGACCGAAGCAAAAGCCGGATTGACCACAGTGCAGGACACGAGCGCCGCGATCGAAGCTGATCCCACCTGGCTGCACGTCTTGCCCAACGCCGCCGCGTCTTGCTGGTTGGCGCTGGCGATGGGCATTGGCTGCGGCATGCTCTGCGGGCTGCTGAACGGACTGCTGATTGTGGTGCTCCGTTTGGTGCCCTTCATCGCCACGCTGGGAACGATGACCATTTACCTGGGACTGGCGAAACTTGCCGCCGACGAAACCACGGTGCGGCCCATGCCCACGCAGATTCCGGCATGGCTGGACGAGCTTTCTCACATCAGGCCCAACCCGGCCTGGCTGCAGGTTTCCAAAGTGGTGTGGCTGGCGCTGATTTTGGCGGCCATCATGGCCTGCGTGTTGCGGTACACGGTGTTCGGCCGGTATGTGTTTGCGCTGGGATCGAACGAATCGACAGCGCGGCTGTGCGGCATCAACGTGCCGCTGGTGAAAATCGCCGTTTACACGATTGCGGGGATGTTGGTCGGCATTGCGGCGATTTGTTTTTTTGTGCCGATGAGCTCGGGCAATCCGACATCGGGCACGGGCCTGGAATTGAAGTTTATTGCGGCCGTCGTGATTGGGGGTGGCAGTTTGAGCGGCGGGCGCGGCACCGTGCTGGGAATGCTGGCCGGCACGGCGATTATGGGGGTAATTGCCAGCGGCTGCACGCTGTTAGACCTGCGCAATCCAGTCCAAGATATTATTTTGGGCATGATTATCATCGCGGCGGTGACGATCGATCAACTTCGGCACCGGGCCACCTAA
- a CDS encoding HD domain-containing protein, protein MTSLRDIPELAGLSARRSLVRIPPELDVPLTDRVRHLIDTPEFRRLAHVSQVGLVGQVYPAARHTRFEHSLGVYRLALVYLQQLSYDERFTAAISPVDAELFLVAALLHDLGHWPFCHPIEDLRLASVPHHEMFANSFLLEGEIADVLRDEWNISPRDVVALLSEKPRDLRSRILTSLLSGPIDIDKMDYLQRDSLHAGVPYGRHFDQQRLIASLCLNEAGDALALTDKGKTAAEMLIFARYIMFSEVYWHHAVRSATAMLQRAFYLLHSSLDLDGLFRLTDGLLIEELRCAGASGPAGDLLDGLFGPARRLYKRLAQYSFFQERGLYDQLARRPYPWLAQCAEQFAAVASTALGRRIAPHEVLFDSPPMKPEMEFHVDIYFPKERRYRPLAEVSPVVQTLTTSQFDDYVKRARIFVHPRLAADLRRLPNITELVQTTIAKME, encoded by the coding sequence GTGACTTCCCTCCGCGATATTCCTGAGCTGGCCGGCCTTTCCGCGAGGCGTTCGCTGGTGCGCATTCCGCCGGAACTCGATGTTCCCCTGACCGATCGCGTTCGCCATCTGATAGACACGCCGGAATTTCGCCGCTTGGCGCACGTTAGCCAGGTGGGTTTGGTGGGGCAAGTTTACCCGGCGGCTCGGCATACGCGCTTCGAGCATTCGCTGGGCGTGTATCGGCTGGCGCTTGTGTATCTGCAGCAGTTGTCGTACGACGAGCGCTTTACCGCGGCGATTTCACCCGTCGATGCCGAGTTGTTCCTGGTTGCTGCACTGTTGCACGATTTGGGGCATTGGCCGTTTTGCCATCCCATCGAAGATCTGCGGCTGGCCAGTGTGCCGCATCACGAAATGTTTGCCAACAGCTTCCTGCTGGAGGGGGAAATTGCCGACGTGCTGCGCGACGAATGGAACATCAGCCCGCGCGACGTCGTGGCGTTGCTCTCAGAAAAACCCCGTGATCTGCGGTCCCGAATTCTCACCAGCCTGCTGTCGGGTCCCATCGACATCGACAAGATGGATTATTTGCAGCGCGACAGTCTGCACGCTGGCGTGCCTTACGGCCGGCACTTTGATCAGCAGCGGCTCATCGCCAGCCTGTGCTTGAACGAGGCCGGCGATGCGCTGGCGCTGACCGATAAAGGCAAAACCGCCGCCGAAATGTTGATTTTTGCGCGCTACATCATGTTCAGCGAAGTGTATTGGCACCACGCGGTCCGCTCGGCCACGGCCATGTTGCAACGGGCCTTCTACTTGCTCCATTCGTCGCTCGATTTGGATGGGCTGTTTCGCCTGACTGATGGGCTGCTGATCGAAGAGCTGCGGTGTGCCGGGGCCAGCGGTCCCGCCGGAGATTTGCTCGACGGCTTGTTCGGTCCCGCCCGCCGACTCTACAAACGCTTGGCACAGTACAGCTTTTTTCAGGAACGCGGCTTGTACGATCAACTGGCGCGGCGCCCCTATCCGTGGCTGGCTCAGTGTGCGGAGCAATTTGCCGCGGTGGCCAGCACGGCGTTGGGCCGGCGAATTGCACCGCACGAAGTGCTGTTCGATTCTCCCCCCATGAAGCCCGAAATGGAATTTCACGTCGACATTTATTTCCCCAAGGAGCGGCGCTACCGCCCGCTGGCGGAAGTTTCGCCGGTGGTGCAAACACTGACCACCAGCCAATTCGACGATTATGTGAAGCGGGCCCGCATTTTCGTTCACCCGCGCTTGGCCGCCGATTTGCGCCGCCTGCCGAATATCACTGAGCTAGTGCAAACCACCATCGCCAAAATGGAATGA
- a CDS encoding serine/threonine-protein kinase has translation MPSHSESSQLPDQQRPADKASSASAEAAAGQADQKPLETQPTVITKSPVLAQYPLAGLHPRDMGRLLEGESLGHFELLEYIGGGMGAVFKAIDTMLNRTVAVKVLSQEQSGDEEVLRRFQNEAQSAARLDHENISRVHYVGEDRGWHYIVFEFIEGANLRDQVNEQGPLPLAEAVSYTLQIADALVHASSRDVVHRDIKPSNVLITPDGRAKLVDMGLARLHHVETEGDDLTASGVTLGTFDYISPEQARDPRSADVRSDIYSLGCTLYFMLTGQPPFPEGTVLQKLLQHQGDEPPDPRQFRPELPDDLLRIMERMLAKSPEKRYATPAELVADLAAFAQRHGLPATATTSVVWLAPDQAPLKLWERHLPWAAPLALLVILVAVLDLVWSHEAGHAAPPPLRPIAVENEQPDQPESTKPPEQIKQPDQQTEPPSTPPLTTSLAPVTPAAVTAPPAAAAPGTSASTDTPAGAAGKKAPADAIPSGNLPPANASPANVLSPPGPVVPGSTGG, from the coding sequence ATGCCCAGCCATTCCGAAAGCAGCCAACTTCCTGACCAGCAGCGCCCTGCGGACAAGGCTTCCTCTGCATCCGCGGAAGCTGCCGCTGGCCAGGCCGATCAAAAGCCCTTGGAAACGCAGCCCACGGTCATCACCAAATCGCCGGTGTTGGCGCAATATCCCTTGGCCGGCTTGCACCCCCGCGATATGGGCCGCCTGCTGGAAGGAGAAAGCCTCGGTCATTTCGAGCTGCTGGAATACATCGGCGGTGGCATGGGGGCCGTCTTCAAGGCCATCGACACCATGCTCAACCGCACTGTGGCTGTCAAAGTGCTGTCGCAGGAGCAATCGGGCGATGAAGAAGTCCTGCGCCGCTTTCAAAACGAGGCCCAATCGGCCGCCCGGCTCGATCACGAAAACATCAGCCGTGTCCATTACGTCGGCGAAGATCGTGGCTGGCATTACATCGTGTTCGAGTTTATCGAAGGCGCCAATCTGCGCGACCAGGTGAACGAACAGGGCCCGTTGCCGCTGGCCGAAGCCGTCAGTTACACACTGCAAATTGCCGACGCCCTGGTCCACGCCAGCAGCCGCGACGTGGTGCACCGCGACATCAAGCCCTCCAACGTGCTCATTACCCCCGATGGCCGCGCCAAGCTGGTCGATATGGGCCTGGCCCGGCTACATCACGTCGAGACCGAAGGCGACGATCTCACCGCCAGCGGCGTAACGCTGGGCACGTTCGATTATATTTCGCCGGAGCAAGCCCGCGATCCACGCAGCGCCGACGTGCGCAGCGACATTTATTCCCTGGGCTGCACGTTGTACTTCATGCTGACCGGCCAGCCGCCGTTTCCCGAGGGAACGGTGTTGCAAAAGCTGCTGCAGCACCAGGGGGACGAGCCCCCCGATCCGCGCCAGTTTCGCCCTGAGTTGCCCGATGACCTGCTCCGAATCATGGAGCGCATGCTGGCCAAGTCGCCGGAGAAGCGCTATGCCACGCCAGCGGAATTGGTGGCCGATTTGGCGGCCTTCGCCCAGCGCCACGGTCTCCCGGCGACCGCCACCACCAGCGTGGTGTGGCTTGCGCCCGATCAAGCGCCCCTCAAGCTTTGGGAACGTCATCTGCCATGGGCGGCGCCGTTGGCGCTGCTGGTAATTTTGGTGGCTGTGTTGGATTTGGTCTGGTCACACGAAGCCGGCCATGCCGCCCCGCCGCCATTGCGTCCCATCGCGGTGGAAAACGAACAGCCCGACCAGCCGGAGTCGACCAAGCCGCCGGAGCAGATCAAACAGCCCGACCAACAAACAGAACCTCCCTCCACGCCGCCGCTCACAACTTCCCTAGCGCCGGTTACACCCGCGGCGGTTACTGCTCCCCCCGCTGCAGCAGCGCCTGGTACATCAGCGTCAACCGACACGCCGGCCGGCGCAGCCGGAAAAAAAGCGCCGGCGGATGCCATCCCCTCAGGGAACTTACCTCCGGCCAATGCATCGCCCGCAAATGTTCTCTCGCCGCCGGGTCCGGTTGTCCCCGGTTCTACCGGGGGTTGA